In a single window of the Bacillus mycoides genome:
- a CDS encoding DUF4288 domain-containing protein: MYAVKLLFESVHSGKPNPSKIDEHYEENHDTLFEESIILVKANSLEEAHELGEKIALQSEDTYDNMYGEQVTWTFRKVLHVFELDDTPFETGKELYARFLHVKKTESVDTVVKHHYPEYE; this comes from the coding sequence GTGTATGCTGTAAAATTATTATTTGAATCTGTCCATTCAGGTAAACCTAATCCTAGTAAAATTGATGAACATTATGAAGAGAATCACGATACACTTTTTGAAGAAAGTATCATTCTCGTTAAGGCGAACAGTTTAGAGGAAGCTCATGAGCTAGGTGAAAAGATAGCTCTACAGTCTGAAGATACGTACGATAATATGTACGGTGAGCAAGTAACATGGACGTTTAGAAAAGTGTTGCATGTTTTCGAATTAGATGACACACCATTTGAGACAGGAAAAGAATTATATGCACGCTTTTTACATGTTAAGAAAACTGAAAGTGTAGATACAGTAGTTAAACACCATTATCCTGAATATGAATAA
- the mscL gene encoding large-conductance mechanosensitive channel protein MscL encodes MWNEFKKFAFKGNVIDLAVGVVIGAAFGKIVSSLVKDIITPLLGMVLGGVNFTDLKLTFGKSSIMYGNFIQTIFDFLIIAAAIFMFVKVFNKLTSKREEEEKKEELPEPTKEEEILGEIRDLLKQQNSSKDRA; translated from the coding sequence GTTTAAAAAATTCGCATTCAAAGGGAATGTAATCGATTTAGCTGTCGGGGTTGTAATCGGTGCTGCATTCGGTAAAATCGTTAGTTCTTTAGTTAAAGATATCATCACACCATTACTTGGTATGGTACTGGGCGGCGTTAACTTTACAGATTTAAAACTTACATTCGGTAAATCATCTATTATGTATGGTAACTTCATCCAAACTATTTTTGATTTCTTAATTATTGCAGCTGCTATCTTTATGTTTGTTAAAGTTTTCAACAAACTAACATCTAAAAGAGAAGAAGAAGAAAAGAAAGAAGAACTTCCAGAACCAACAAAAGAAGAAGAAATTCTTGGCGAAATTCGCGACTTACTAAAACAACAAAACTCTTCTAAAGATAGAGCATAA
- a CDS encoding DUF3917 domain-containing protein: protein MIVLWIITLCMTAIFAYMTLKQNGLKRFVPGSILAGIALITYVISIFIESVSVDMSTSLMFMGITLFAGSIMVLMVAGIIAFIHMNSETL, encoded by the coding sequence ATGATCGTTCTTTGGATAATTACGCTTTGCATGACTGCTATTTTTGCATATATGACGTTAAAACAAAATGGCTTAAAGCGATTTGTTCCAGGAAGTATTCTTGCAGGAATCGCCCTTATCACGTATGTAATTTCTATTTTTATTGAAAGTGTATCAGTGGACATGAGCACAAGTTTAATGTTCATGGGTATTACACTATTTGCAGGTAGCATTATGGTACTTATGGTTGCAGGTATTATTGCATTTATTCATATGAATTCGGAAACGTTATAG